One Micropterus dolomieu isolate WLL.071019.BEF.003 ecotype Adirondacks linkage group LG23, ASM2129224v1, whole genome shotgun sequence DNA window includes the following coding sequences:
- the LOC123962945 gene encoding histone H2B 1/2-like, translating into MPDPVKAPKKGSKKAVSKSVSKTGKKKRKTRKESYAIYVYKVLKQVHPDTGISSKAMLIMNSFVSDIFERIAGESSRLAHYNKRSTITSREIQTAVRLLLPGELAKHAVSEGTKAVTKYTSSK; encoded by the coding sequence ATGCCTGATCCAGTTAAGGCTCCGAAGAAAGGCTCAAAGAAAGCCGTCTCTAAGAGCGTCTCCAAGACCggcaagaagaagaggaagaccaGGAAGGAGAGCTACGCCATCTACGTGTACAAGGTCCTGAAGCAGGTCCACCCCGACACCGGCATCTCGTCCAAGGCCATGCTGATCATGAACTCGTTCGTGAGCGACATCTTTGAGCGCATCGCCGGCGAGTCCTCCCGTCTGGCTCACTACAACAAGCGCTCCACCATCACCTCCAGGGAGATCCAGACCGCCGTCCGCCTGCTGCTGCCCGGTGAGCTGGCCAAGCACGCCGTGTCTGAAGGCACCAAGGCCGTGACCAAGTACACCAGCTCCAAGTAA
- the LOC123963045 gene encoding late histone H1-like: MTENLHRLPHLLLQLKHLKPAAAAKKVTAAKKPAAKKPAAKKPAAAAAAKKSPKKKAPAKKAVKKPLAKKSPKKTPVKKLKAAKKPAAKKAPLKKTAAKKTKK; encoded by the exons atgactgagaatcttcatagacttcCTCATTTATTATTACAACTTAAACACCTG AAGCCCGCAGCCGCCGCCAAGAAAGTTACAGCGGCCAAGAAACCGGCAGCTAAGAAGCCAGCGGCCAAGAAACCGGCAGCGGCAGCGGCAGCCAAGAAGTCCCCGAAGAAGAAGGCACCGGCGAAGAAAGCCGTGAAAAAGCCGCTAGCGAAGAAGAGTCCCAAGAAGACCCCCGTTAAAAAGCTCAAGGCGGCCAAGAAGCCCGCTGCCAAGAAAGCTCCGCTAAAGAAAACTGCAGCCAAGAAGACCAAGAAGTGA
- the LOC123962944 gene encoding histone H2A-like, producing the protein MSGRGKTGGKARAKAKTRSSRAGLQFPVGRVHRLLRKGNYAQRVGAGAPVYLAAVLEYLTAEILELAGNAARDNKKTRIIPRHLQLAVRNDEELNKLLGGVTIAQGGVLPNIQAVLLPKKTEKPAKK; encoded by the coding sequence ATGTCTGGAAGAGGAAAGACCGGAGGCAAAGCCAGAGCAAAGGCAAAGACCCGCTCCTCCCGCGCCGGGCTCCAGTTCCCCGTCGGTCGTGTCCACAGACTCCTGCGTAAAGGAAACTACGCCCAGCGCGTTGGTGCCGGAGCCCCCGTGTATCTGGCGGCGGTGCTGGAGTACCTGACCGCTGAGATCCTGGAGCTGGCCGGAAACGCCGCCCGCGACAACAAGAAGACCAGGATCATCCCCCGTCACCTGCAGCTGGCCGTCCGCAACGACGAGGAGCTCAACAAGCTGCTGGGCGGAGTCACCATCGCTCAGGGCGGCGTGCTGCCCAACATCCAGGCGGTCCTGCTGCCCAAGAAGACCGAGAAGCCCGCCAAGAagtaa